The Lacticaseibacillus pabuli region TTCAGACTGATGCTCGAACAAACCCCAGCCGGTATGGCGGCTGTGGCGAAGACTATGGGTGTCAGCCTCGGCCAGATGATTAAAAACATTCAGGCTGGTAAAGTCTCCACACAAGACTTCTTCAATGCCGTTGCTAAGACTGGTACAAATGCCAACTTTACGCAGATGGCGACCCAGTTCAAAACTGTTGGTCAAGCCGTCGAAGGGCTGAAAGAAACCGTAGTCAACAAACTGCTAGGAGCTTTTAACTCTGCCTCTAAAACGGGCATTCAGTTCGTCTCAGACTTAACCAACGGCATCCAAAGCATCAACTTCAACGCGATTGCTGACGGCGTCTTCAAGACGTTTGCCAAAATCACTGCTGGTGTTGGACAGTTCATGAAGGGCTTTAGCTCGACATTTGCGACGACTGACATCACAAACGCTTTTGTGGCTGTGAAAATGGCAATCGGGGATGTGGTAAAGGCTCTGGCTGGCATGGGTGGCAACAAGGGCATCAGTGCCCTCCAGTCGCTCGGCAAGATTGCTGGGAACGGCATCGCTGCGCTGGCTACTGGCATTCAAAACATTGCCAACTGGGTGAGCCGCTTGGATCCTAAAACCATCCAGGCATTTGCCAAGGCACTCGGCGCTGCTGCGGTCGCTTTTGTAGCATTGAAAGCAGCATTCTCAATCGGCTCCAAAATTAGCAAAGCAGTCTCAACAATTAGCGGAGTTGGTAAAGCGCTGGGTTTGATTAAAGCACCTGCTGCTGCCGCAGCTAGTGCAGAGAGCGCTGCTGGTAATGCAGCTGGCACAACGGCGACCAACATGCTCAAACTTGGTGGAGCAGTTCTAATGATTGGTGGCGGTGTGATGCTGGCAGCTGCCGGTCTTGGCATTATGGCGATGGCCGCGATTAAGCTGGCAGCTGCAGGACCGGGCGCTGTGGCCGCATTCTTAGTCATGGGCGTGGTGCTTGCTGGGCTAATTGCAGTCGTTGGAGCGTTCGGCGGCGCGTTAACTGCGGCAGGGCTAGGCATGCTGGCCTTTGGCGCAATGGCAATTATGGTTGGCGTGGGCTTCATGCTCATCGCTGTCGGGATTGCCATTGTTGTAGCGTCCTTACCACTTGTGGCGGCATATGGCGCTATGGCTGGTGCGGCGTTTACACAGCTCGCAGCTGGTATGGTTGCCTTTGCGGGCGCCGCCGCACTAGCAGGCATCGCGCTGATTGTACTCGGTGCTGGTCTGCTGGTGTTCGGTGTTGCAGCAATGGTTGCCGCTGTGGGGGTTATTCTCCTCGGTGCTGGACTGATGATTGCTGCAATTGCCATCGTGCTCATGGCGGCGACACTGCCGATTGTGGCGGCGTCTGTCACTATGGCAGCCACAGGATTCATGATGTTGGCTGTTGCAATGCTGATATTTGCACCAATGGCTATGATTGCTGCCGTTGCGACAATCATGCTGGGTGCCGGTCTCATGGTAATGGGCGCTGGTGCGATGGTGGCCGCGGTTGGTGTCCTGCTCTTAGGAGTGGCACTAATGGTGGCTGGTGCCGGGCTCAGGCTTGTAGGTGCTGGTGCTCTGGTTGCTGCTGCAGGGCTTATGGCTCTGGGCGCGGCAGTCGTGGGCATCGTATCGGCCTTTATTACGGCTGGCTCCATGATGATTCATGCCATTAGCAGTGCCATGAGTGGCGTTGTGAAGGCTGTATCTGGCGGGATTAAAAATGCCGTGTCCGCAGCACAGGGCTTCGGCGGCGCTCTTGTTGGAGCCGGGAAAGCCATCATCAATGGTTTCCTAAAAGGCTTAAAGGCAGCGTTCGGCGCGGTTAAGAGTTTTGTCGGCGGTATCGCTAAATGGGTCAAGGACCACAAAGGGCCTATTGCGTATGACCGCAAATTGCTGATTCCAGCAGGTAATGCGGTCATGCTTGGGTTCAATGAAGGCTTGCAGACAACCTTTAAGACTGTCCAGAAGACAGTCACAGGGGTTGCCGGTCAGGTGCAGGACCAGTTTAGTGGCTTGGCTCTTGCCGGACCACAAATGACTGGTACCACACCAGGTGACATCCTAGCTAACGGTTTTAACCGCGCAGCGTCAGCTGTGGGCACGATTGGCACAGCTCTGGCAGGATTGCCGTCTAACTCGACTGTAGGCGTCACAGGCGCATACACGGGCACAGGCAACACCGTCACATCTGCGCCAACTGGGCTCGGCTATGGTGGCACATCAACCAGCACAACCAGCAACGACAGCAGTCAGCATGTGACCCAGGTACAACCTGGTGCCATCGTCATCAACGGCGCAACAGCCGAAGACGGTGAAGCAATTGCTGCAAAGCTTGAGAGTTTCTTGAGACAGAGAGAAAACGCAAGATAAGTAAAAGGGGGGTTAGGCTATGGCATTTACACACACAGGTGTGTACATCACGGACTCGAACAATCAGACCGTGGAACTGCCGGTAGCCCCCGCCGAGTACGCTCCAACACATGAGGTAGATAGCAATACAGACACAGTCCTAGGACTTGGCGAGGTTATCGTTCTCGGCAAGGATAAGTTGCGGACAATCGAGATCCAATCGACTTTTCCGCGCGACATGGACAGTGCTGTGTGGGCGACTGCCGAACAGACGTTGGACTCGGCGGATGACTACATTAAATTTTTAGAGGACGCAATGGCGAAGCAAAAGCCGGTGAGGGTGGTGGTATCAAACAGCAGTTTCAATCTGCAGGGTGTCATCACTAAGTTTGAGCCGTCGCTTAAAAACACCGTCGACTATGACTACACGCTTGACGTCACAGAGTACCGTGACTACAAGGCTAAGAAGCTGGGTGTCCCTAAGAAGACACCGATGCAGACCATCAAGATTAAGCTTCCTAAAGTTGGCAAACAGCGACCTGCACCAGCCAAGAAGATTGGCATGGGCTCGGCAGTGGTTGTCAACGGGCAGCTTCATCGAGACAGCTACGGCACGGGACCAGGGCAAACCGAGCACAATGCTACGCTCAAGATTAGCAACATTGCTCCCGGGCGGAAGTACCCTTACCACGTCTCAAATGGTAACGGCGGCTGGCTCGGCTGGGTATCAGCGGGGAGTGTGAAGCTAAAGTGAGTGAGCATGAATGCACAATGTTTGTGATGGGGCCACGTGACGAGTCGGCCAAATGGGACGTTCGAGACCTAGTCAAAAACGTCAAACTAGACACCGATGACGATTACTCAGCTGGCACGCTGACCTTTGACTTGCTCGAAGTAAATGAGGGCTTTGTCCCCCACGATGGAGATGATGTCCAATTTACCTGGGACAACGAAAAAGTCTTCTATGGCCACGTCTTCAAAGTCGACTACACCGGCGAAGAGGTTTTCAGCTGCACGGCTTATGACAACCGGCGCTACCTCAAAAACCAGGACAGTCGCAAATGGCCAATCGGGACGCTCTCACAGCGCTTTGCGGCTGCATGTGAGTATGTCGGCGTGAAGTACAAGGTAGTTGACAGTGCAAGCTACAAACTGCCCGCTAAGCTCTCTGATGGCACGGCCTTCTGGGACATGCTCAAGGAGGACTGCGAGGCAACCAAGCGCATGACTGGCGACCAGTACATCATCACAGATGCTTATGGTCAGTTGGAACTGCACAAAGTGCCTGTCAAAGACCTCAACGTCATGATCGGTGACAAGGATGGCCAAGTCGTGACGAGCTGGTCATATGATCGCTCGATTGATGACGCGGCCAACATCGTCAAGGTTGTCAAGTCGAGTCAAAAGGACAAGCAGACCGTGACGACGACAGCAAAGGGGCAAGCCGGTAAAAAGGGCAAGGCTCCTAAGCGGACCAAGGCACAGAAAGCCGCTGCCAAAAAGCAGAAGGCTGATGATAAGGCCAAGCAGAAAGCCGACAAGGCAGCATCTGACAAGCGCACCGCAGACCTCAAGAAGGTATACGGCGATACTGGGGCGCAAGACCCGGCTGACACCGTACTCGCGTCGACAGTCGCTAAGGCTGACAACGTGGAGGACTGGGGCGGCCTGCAGGTGGTGGTCAAGGTCGACAACGACAAGGCCAACGCCGCACAAATGAAGGCACAAGCAGAGGCCACACTCAAGCAAAAGAACGTCGAGACCAAAGAGATGAAGCTCACCACTCTGGGCTCGCTGGACTTCATTGTGGGTGCGACCTTTGTGATGCAGATTCAGTCGCTTGCCGACATCGGTATCACCAACCGTAAAGTCACCATCAATAAGGTCACACAGAACTTTGACCTCACAAATTGGACGACAGACCTGGAGGTGACTATCTGATGGTAACAGGAGACTGGCTTATCAATGCAAAGCAGTCGAAGGGCGGCAGTCCTAACGGCTATGCTGACTTAGCTTTCGGCACAGTCACGAGCGCGTCACCGCTCAAGATTAAGATTAGTGACCAGATTGAACTTGATACTGACTTTCTGACGCTTGGCCGCAATGTTACTAAGCACACCGTCAAAAAGGTTACGTACAAAGATAAAGACAATGGGGCTGACACCTCTCGCACAGAAGACATCGAGATTGATGGCTCACTCAAAACGGGTGAGAACGTCGTGATGATTCGCCGCGATGGTGGCCAGTCTTTTTATGTATTGGATCGTATTGCAGAGGATGGTGATAGCTAATGGACGACGACGATGAAGTTGAGGTTGATACCCCAGTCGATGCAGTCGATGAGGGTACTGAGCCGACACGGACGTATGCAGTTGTTGATGGCCACATCCGAGGCATGACTGATGGGCTGGAAGCAATGCGCCAAGCTGTGGGAAAAATCCTGCACACTGAGCGCTTTGTATGGCCCATTTATGATGACCAGTACGGCAACGACTTGCTCGAGCTAATCGGCAAGCCCATGCCATACGCAGAAAACGAGGTACGTCGCATGACCGAGGACGCTCTGCTGGCTGATGACCGCATTACTGGCGTCACTTTTAACAGCGTCACAGTGGTCACCAGCGACACACTGGCGGTGCACATTACTGTCAGTACAATCTTTGGTGACGTACCAGCGGGGATGGAGGTGACAACCGCATGACCCCACAGGAGTATGCTAGTCAATTTAGCAAATATACTTTTGATTACTTTATAAATTCAGCTCTTAACAACGTGCCAGACACGATAGATAAGCGTGAAGGCTCAATCATCTATGATGCAATTGCACCTGTAGCACTGGACTATGAGGCACTCGCCATTGAGCTACAGAACGCATTACTCATGAGCTTCACCCAGACCGCCACAGATGAGTTTCTCGACTACCGTGGGCAGGAAAAAGGGCTGACACGCAAGCCGGCGACTTACGCCCAGGTGACAGCCACCATGACTGACACGGCAGGCGCGCCTGCTGTTGTGCAAGTGGGTGACCGCTTTAGCTCAGAGGGGGCTGACCCGTTTATTTATGACGTGGTCACGCCTGATGATGATGGCAAGGTAGTGCTGCAGTGTGAGCAACTTGGCACAGCGCCTAACCACTACGTTGGCAACTTACTACCAGTCACAGCTCAGTCGCTGTTTGGCACAGGGACAATCACTGACGTATCGGTACCCGCTCGTGACGCTGAGTCTGATGATGACTTTCGTGCTCGTATCCTGGGCACTACAGATGCGCTGGCATACGGTGGTAACATCGCTGACTACCAGCAAATGGTGGACAGCCTGCAAGTCACTGGTGCAGTGCAGGTCTACCCGACCTGGGACGGGGGTGGCACCGTTAAGCTTGTCATCATTGACAATGATTACGACCTACCATCTGAGGAGCTAATCAATCAGGTGCAGCAGGCCATCATGCCTACAGATGATGCAGCAGTCGGCAACGGGTACGGGCTGGCTCCTATCGGCCACACAGTAACTGTTGTGGCGCCTAACATCCGGACTATCCCAGTCAGCTTCACACTGACAGTGGATGGCACTACAGACTACGACACGGCCATGGCAAGTGCCAAGCAAGCGCTGGCTGATTACTTTTTAGACCGGCGCAAGGTCTGGGGAACGCTTGCAAAGGGTTCACGGCAGTACGCTTTGAGCCTGTACCGTTCGCAGATTATGTCGACGATTATGGCGGTGCCTGGGGTCGTCAATGTCACCAAGCTGCTGCTTGATGGTGCGGATGCTGACGTACAGATGCAGTACACCCGCCTAAAGAGTGAGCTACCAGAGCTCGGGGAGGTGTCAATCAGTGAAAACCCAGCTAACCAGGCTTAATGACCTGATACCCGACTACTACGATGACATCACAGAACCACATGAGCTTGCAGCCGCAGAACAGCCGCTCCTAGATGACCTAGAGGCGGCTATTTCTGACGCTGGAAACTCTCAGTCCGTCATCACGGCAGATAGCTCCGCACTGAGTGTGTATGAGTCAGCGCTTGGCATTGTGCCAACCGCTGGCGAGAGCCTTGAGACACGACGCTATAACGTCCTGATGGAGGTTCTGCCCCCACAGCCGCTCACTGAGCCATATCTACGGCAGTTGCTCAAGATGCTCAACATCGACGCGACAGTCAATATTTTTGGCCGGCAGTTCCAGGTCGACATCATGGCCAATCCGACTGACAAAGGCAGCACTCAACGTCTGAGCATGCTCATCAATCGGTACTTGCCTGCTAACCTCACATACACCCACAGCATTGCGGTACCAGCGCCTGTGCGTCTTGGCGTTGCTGCTCGACTATTGCGGACTTATGGATCACGTAGCACGCTGTCTGACAATCGTGTAGCCCCTACCATGATTGGTCGTATTACAACGGGTAGTTTTGGTAGCATTACACGCACGATTGGTAGCCGCAGCACACTCTCAACTGAGCGCACTGTGCAGGTTCCAGGCAGGGCGTCCGCTGGCAGTGCGGTGCAAAGCAACACCGTGATTGCCTTCGGATTGCCG contains the following coding sequences:
- a CDS encoding tape measure protein encodes the protein MSTISTMIRIQDGASSVLKSIGSAAEKTTSTFGGMAKSGGMMKSMLGANLISSGVTAGLGALRSGLGGLMSDLSESSATWQTFQQNMSNLKTPQAQINSTKKDLQTFAQQTIYSASDMASTYGQLAAVGTKNTTQLVKGFGGLAAASSDPTQAMKTLSQQATQMAAKPKVQWEDFRLMLEQTPAGMAAVAKTMGVSLGQMIKNIQAGKVSTQDFFNAVAKTGTNANFTQMATQFKTVGQAVEGLKETVVNKLLGAFNSASKTGIQFVSDLTNGIQSINFNAIADGVFKTFAKITAGVGQFMKGFSSTFATTDITNAFVAVKMAIGDVVKALAGMGGNKGISALQSLGKIAGNGIAALATGIQNIANWVSRLDPKTIQAFAKALGAAAVAFVALKAAFSIGSKISKAVSTISGVGKALGLIKAPAAAAASAESAAGNAAGTTATNMLKLGGAVLMIGGGVMLAAAGLGIMAMAAIKLAAAGPGAVAAFLVMGVVLAGLIAVVGAFGGALTAAGLGMLAFGAMAIMVGVGFMLIAVGIAIVVASLPLVAAYGAMAGAAFTQLAAGMVAFAGAAALAGIALIVLGAGLLVFGVAAMVAAVGVILLGAGLMIAAIAIVLMAATLPIVAASVTMAATGFMMLAVAMLIFAPMAMIAAVATIMLGAGLMVMGAGAMVAAVGVLLLGVALMVAGAGLRLVGAGALVAAAGLMALGAAVVGIVSAFITAGSMMIHAISSAMSGVVKAVSGGIKNAVSAAQGFGGALVGAGKAIINGFLKGLKAAFGAVKSFVGGIAKWVKDHKGPIAYDRKLLIPAGNAVMLGFNEGLQTTFKTVQKTVTGVAGQVQDQFSGLALAGPQMTGTTPGDILANGFNRAASAVGTIGTALAGLPSNSTVGVTGAYTGTGNTVTSAPTGLGYGGTSTSTTSNDSSQHVTQVQPGAIVINGATAEDGEAIAAKLESFLRQRENAR
- a CDS encoding XkdQ/YqbQ family protein encodes the protein MSEHECTMFVMGPRDESAKWDVRDLVKNVKLDTDDDYSAGTLTFDLLEVNEGFVPHDGDDVQFTWDNEKVFYGHVFKVDYTGEEVFSCTAYDNRRYLKNQDSRKWPIGTLSQRFAAACEYVGVKYKVVDSASYKLPAKLSDGTAFWDMLKEDCEATKRMTGDQYIITDAYGQLELHKVPVKDLNVMIGDKDGQVVTSWSYDRSIDDAANIVKVVKSSQKDKQTVTTTAKGQAGKKGKAPKRTKAQKAAAKKQKADDKAKQKADKAASDKRTADLKKVYGDTGAQDPADTVLASTVAKADNVEDWGGLQVVVKVDNDKANAAQMKAQAEATLKQKNVETKEMKLTTLGSLDFIVGATFVMQIQSLADIGITNRKVTINKVTQNFDLTNWTTDLEVTI
- a CDS encoding DUF2577 domain-containing protein; protein product: MVTGDWLINAKQSKGGSPNGYADLAFGTVTSASPLKIKISDQIELDTDFLTLGRNVTKHTVKKVTYKDKDNGADTSRTEDIEIDGSLKTGENVVMIRRDGGQSFYVLDRIAEDGDS
- a CDS encoding DUF2634 domain-containing protein codes for the protein MDDDDEVEVDTPVDAVDEGTEPTRTYAVVDGHIRGMTDGLEAMRQAVGKILHTERFVWPIYDDQYGNDLLELIGKPMPYAENEVRRMTEDALLADDRITGVTFNSVTVVTSDTLAVHITVSTIFGDVPAGMEVTTA
- a CDS encoding baseplate J/gp47 family protein, translating into MTPQEYASQFSKYTFDYFINSALNNVPDTIDKREGSIIYDAIAPVALDYEALAIELQNALLMSFTQTATDEFLDYRGQEKGLTRKPATYAQVTATMTDTAGAPAVVQVGDRFSSEGADPFIYDVVTPDDDGKVVLQCEQLGTAPNHYVGNLLPVTAQSLFGTGTITDVSVPARDAESDDDFRARILGTTDALAYGGNIADYQQMVDSLQVTGAVQVYPTWDGGGTVKLVIIDNDYDLPSEELINQVQQAIMPTDDAAVGNGYGLAPIGHTVTVVAPNIRTIPVSFTLTVDGTTDYDTAMASAKQALADYFLDRRKVWGTLAKGSRQYALSLYRSQIMSTIMAVPGVVNVTKLLLDGADADVQMQYTRLKSELPELGEVSISENPANQA
- a CDS encoding putative phage tail protein, giving the protein MKTQLTRLNDLIPDYYDDITEPHELAAAEQPLLDDLEAAISDAGNSQSVITADSSALSVYESALGIVPTAGESLETRRYNVLMEVLPPQPLTEPYLRQLLKMLNIDATVNIFGRQFQVDIMANPTDKGSTQRLSMLINRYLPANLTYTHSIAVPAPVRLGVAARLLRTYGSRSTLSDNRVAPTMIGRITTGSFGSITRTIGSRSTLSTERTVQVPGRASAGSAVQSNTVIAFGLPTNTDEKK